Part of the Rhodopirellula islandica genome is shown below.
CCGATCATCGCCGCCGGGCGTGAAGAAGCTCCAAAGCAAAACACCATGGTCATCAATCGTGATTCGGCCGGCGTAGTTGCCGGTGGCCAGTAGCACGTTGTCGGAGTAGGTCCGCCATGGTTTGCCGATTTTCTCGGTGTGCCAATACCGGATCTTGGCATCTTCCCGCATGCTGCCGACGAGATAGTAGTCGCCGTTGATCTTGAACAGGTTGGGCACTTCGATGTCGTCGTACAGGCCGGGATGATGAAGTGGAGGTCGTTGTTGGAACTGGTTGGGTTCCACCTCTTCCATCACCGCCACACAGCCGCGGCGAACAATCGGGCCGTGGTTGACTCGGCCTGCCGCCAGCAACCAGCCGCGTCCGTTTTCGTGGTAATAGAACGGGTCTCGCCAGGAAACCCAGTTGCGAGCTTCATCAATCTCTGACTCGTAGTGCTCGCGATCGGGACTGAGTGGGAAGCAGCTTTTCATGTCTTGTTTGAACGGAGGCTGGGGCGGCCGTCCGGGCAGATCGTACGGCAAAGCGGATCGCCGATCTTTCCACGCAACGGGGGCCTTCGTCCAGCAATACAGGTCATCGCTTTCTGCCATCCCGAGTCGTTGTTTCGCGCCGTGGTCTCGCCGTGACAGCCCGGTGTAGAACATCCGCCACGATCCGGGCCGGTGCGGGTTGGGGCTGACATGCATTGTCCACAGCATGGAATCATCCCATCCGCCGGGGTTGCCAATGAACAAGGCGTTCTCGACACGTCGCCACGAGAAGCAGTTGTCACTGACGGCGTGTGCGATGAAGTCGTGGTTGGGAAGGACGAGATGAAAAAGATGGTAGATGCCGTCGTGATAGAGGACATCGACGTCACCGAGAGTCTTGCGGGTGCCGGCTGTTTCTGAATACATGCAGATGGAAGGTGAAAAGGACGTGGCGGCCAGGTGGAGCGGTGAAACTTGCGAGCCAGCTTGTGGTGGATCGCAGAATTGAGATCGACCTGGATCTGACAACAGATTCTGCTTGGAAGAAGG
Proteins encoded:
- a CDS encoding glycoside hydrolase family protein; this translates as MYSETAGTRKTLGDVDVLYHDGIYHLFHLVLPNHDFIAHAVSDNCFSWRRVENALFIGNPGGWDDSMLWTMHVSPNPHRPGSWRMFYTGLSRRDHGAKQRLGMAESDDLYCWTKAPVAWKDRRSALPYDLPGRPPQPPFKQDMKSCFPLSPDREHYESEIDEARNWVSWRDPFYYHENGRGWLLAAGRVNHGPIVRRGCVAVMEEVEPNQFQQRPPLHHPGLYDDIEVPNLFKINGDYYLVGSMREDAKIRYWHTEKIGKPWRTYSDNVLLATGNYAGRITIDDHGVLLWSFFTPGGDDRQTGNLMPPPKRISRLPNGQLEVHTFEGFDSLVDRSIQVEQLSPIKPVACQSARTSKDNSFDLDCESGFQCFVLDENLSCFRLKCHLKMMDEGKCGVGFRLDRETHDGYYLSLDLFKGVAQLRAWGSGPDGSGEETMQFQSLQAGYWEREIRGEVELQLIAYGSYIEVSVGGHVLLSLADQTFHQGAVGFNLESGNLRVSHLTVERFTPPIQSDEHLANG